CCGAGAGCGCGGATATCCCGTCTTGGTTCGAGAGAGCGAAGCTCTCTCGTCATCCTGAAAATCTCCGATTTTCAGAGACAGCGACCGCGAGAGCGAGGCGCGACCACCGGGAGCGCCTCGACACGCGAACGGCGACCGAAGGGAGCCGTGAGCGAGCGCGCCGAGGGCGTTCACCGCTCACTGTCGAGTGCGGTTGCGCTTGATCCACTCGCTTCCAGACGAACTGGACTAGAAACGCACGATACACTCGCAACGCGAACGGCACGCCCTCGTCCCGAGTACCACCCACGCTTAGGTTCGCGCACACCCACAGCCGATCCATGCAGGTCGAAGCACACTCGGCGAACGAGACGGTCGAAGTCGTCGACGGCGTCCACCTCACACAGCTGGCGGTCGGCGACCGGATGAGTATGCAACACGTCCACATCGAGCCCGGGGCCGTCGTCCCGAAGCACAGCCACGAACACGAACAGGTCGGCTATATCACGAGCGGCTCGGGCGTGTTCGTCGTCGACAGCGATGCGTCGAAGACGCATCGTGTGAACGGGGAACCCGTGAACGGCGAGGAGTTCCCGGTGAGTGCGGGCGACGCCTACCACCTCGGGAGCGAGGAACCGCACAGCGTCGCGGCGACGGGCGACGAGCCCCTCGACGGTATCGACGTGTTCGCGCCGCCGCGGACGAACCCCGACTGGATGGAGTGAGCGGCGCGACCGCGCTCGAACCGCGCGTCGCGAACACCTGAGTCCAAAGGTCTAAGCACCGTCGTCGCCAACCACGAACCACTATGAGCACCGAAACCGAGGACGGCGACGACCTGCGCGAGCGCATCTCGAACTTCCTGCGGCGGAACTTCCCGCAGATCCAGATGCACGGGGGCAGCGCGGCCATCGAGGAGATCGACCGCGAGAGCGGCACCGTGACGATCCAGCTCGGCGGCGCCTGCTCGGGCTGTGGCATCTCCCCGATGACCATCCAGGCCATCAAGACCCGCATGACCAAGGAGATCCCCGAGATCGAGACGGTCAACGCCCGTACGGGCGGCGGCATGGGCGGCGGCGAAGGCATGATGGGCGGCGACACCGGCCCCTCGATGCCCGGCGACTCCCGCGGCGGCGACATCGGCGGCGACGACGAAGGCCCCGAAGCGCCGTTCTGAGGCCGTCCCCTCGGTTCACCTTCTCGCGTTTTTCCCATCGACCAGGCGCGGCGCTGGCACTGGAACGGTAGCCGAACGTACCGAGCGACGGTCGTGAAAAGCGTCTACAGCCCGAGTGCGGTCGTGACGGGGATCCCGGCGGCGACGGCGCCGAGGAGATACCCACCGAGGACGCCGGCGTTCAGCGGCGGGAGGCCGGCGTGGGCGCCCTCGACGCGGTGGACGAGATACAGCAGGCCGCCCATGCCGACGAGTCCGCCCACGAGGGCCCCGAGGGCGGGCGCGTTGGCGTTGAGCGCCGGGACGACCGCGGGCGCGTCGAGGAAGTGCCCGGCGCTGACCGCGAGCATCCCGGGGATGATCGCGTCGCCGAGGCCGAGCAGGGCGATCTTCGAGCGGGTCGGCGACCCGGCGTCGTCGCCGCGTTCGTCCGCCGGTTCGGTGTCGGCGTCGTCGCCGCCCCCGTCGCCGATCAGGTCGAACTCGGGGTCGCGCATCGAGAACTCGAGCGAGTGGGGGACGACGAAGACGATGGGGGCTTTCAGGTCGCCGAGGCCCGCGGCGAGTTCCTGCATGTGCCCGGAGACGTAGACGGCGTAGGCGTCGTAGCCCGCCCACGCGACCAGGAGGACGACGACCGGGAGCGGCCCGAACCCGAGCCCGAGCATCGGGATCGCCGCGGCGCCGAAGACCACCGCCGCGACGTCGTTGACGTACCACTCGGGGTAGCCCCAGAGGACGGCGAAGGTGACGACGGCGACCGCTATCGAGGCTGGGCTCGTCGGCAGGCCCATCAGGACGCTCCCGCTCGCCGCGATCGCCCCGACCCCGGTCAGGGCGACGAACGCGACGGCGGTGAGCGTGCCCGCCGACCCCAGCAGGAACACGCGGACGAGCGCCTCGCCGTAGCCGTAGCGGAACGCGGCGACCATCCCGGCCGTCGCAACGAGGAGCATCGCCGCGAAGACGCCGACGTTCCCGACGCTGCCTGGATTCTGGAACATCGCCAGCCCCATCGCGTCGACCTCGTCGGTCAGCGCCAGCCCCAGCAGGATGGTCGCGGCGTAGCACGCGACGATCCCGACGTAGGCGTAGGTGCCCGAGGGGATCCCGGTCGTCGACTCTGTCGCGTCGGCGACGGCCTCGCCATCGTCTGCGGCGTCGGCGGCGCGCTCGCTCACGGCTCGGTCCCCCCGCCGAGCCGAGTCGTCGACGCCGACGACGTTCGTTGCATGGTCGAGTCCGAGGGCCACCGCCGGCAAATACTTCCCGGACTCGCCGCCGACGCTCCCGGGCTCGCCGTCGAGTGCGGCGGCCCGTGATCGAGCGTGGGGCGAGCACGGGGCGGACGCGGAATCACGGAGTTTAATTCCGTCCGACGCGCCCACCCTGTCATGAGCGAGACAGACGGTCCGGGGAACGTCCTGTTCGTCGTCATGGACACGGTCCGCCAGAGCCACCTCTCGGTGTACGGCTACGACCGGCCGACGACGCCGAATCTCGAGGACTTCGCCGACGACGCGCGCGTCTTCGAGGAGGCCGTCGCGCCGGCACCCTGGACCCTGCCCGTCCACGCCTCGCTGTTCACCGGGCTCTACCCCACTCAGCACGGCGCCACCCAGGAGAACCCCTACCTGGAGGGCGCCACCACGCTCGCCGAGTCGCTGTCGGCGGCGGGCTACGCCACCGCCTGTTACTCCTCGAACGCCTGGATCACCCCTTACACCAACCTCGCCGACGGCTTCGACGACCAGGACAACTTCTTCCAGGTCATGCCCGGCGACCTGCTGTCGGGCCCCCTCTCGAAGATCTGGAAGACGATGAACGACAACGACACGCTCCGGTCGGTCGCCGACCGCCTGGTCGAACTCGGTAACACCGCCCACGAGTACTTCGCCGAGAGCGGCGGCGGTGACACCAAGACCCCCGAGATCGTCGACCGCGTTCAGGACTTCGTCGAGGACAGCGAGGCCGAGGGCGACGAGTGGTTCTCGTTCATCAACCTGATGGACGCTCACCTCCCGTATCACCCCCCCGAAGAGTTCGCCGACGAGTTCGCCCCCGGCGTCGACTCCACCGCCGTCTGCCAGAACTCCAAGGAGTTCAACTCCGGCGCCCGCGACATCGACGACGAGGAGTGGGAAGACATTCAGGGCCTCTACGACGCCGAGATCGCCCACATCGACCACCACCTCGGTCGGCTGTTCGACTGGCTGCGCGAGACCGACCGCTGGGAGGACACCCTGGTCGTCGTCTGCGCCGACCACGGCGAACTGTTCGGCGAACACGATCTGTACGGCCACGAGTTCGGCATCTACGACCCGCTCGTCAACGTCCCGCTCATGGTCAAACACCCCGAGGTCGCCGCCGAGCGCGACACCGAGACGCAGGTCGAGTTGCAGGATCTGTATCACACCGTCCTCGACCACGCGGGCGTCGAGGCCGATACCGGCGGCGAACCGTTCGACCGCGCCCGCTCGCTGCTCGACGCCGACTATCGCGAGTTCGCGAGCGTCGACGCGCCCCGCGGGGGCGACTCTCGCTTTTCGGCCCACGACGACGGCGAACTCGACGAGTACGCCTTCGTCGACTACCACCGGCCGGTCGTCGAGCTGAACCAACTGGAGAGCAAGGCCAGCGCCGCGGGCATCGAGCTGGACACCGACTCCCGGTTCTACTCGCGGATGCGCGCCGCCCGCCGAACCGACGGGAAGTACATCCGCAACGAGCGCATCCCCGACGAGGCCTACCGGCTCGACACCGACCCCGACGAGCTGGACGACCTCGTCGGCGACGACGACGAGGTGATCGCCGCGACGGAGGACGCGCTGGTCACCTTCGAGTCGGAGATGGACGGCGAGTGGGCCGACGTGACCGACGAGGACGTACTGGACGACATGGGCGAGGAGGCCAAAGACCGCCTGTCGGACCTGGGCTACATCGAGTAACCGTGAGCGAAACCGGACGGGATCTCTTCGACTTCGTCGACCGCCGGACGGCCGTCAAGATCGTCGGCGGGTTCGCCATCGCCTTCGTCGCCCTCGCGCTGATCGCCTACGGGATCGGCATCGAGAAGATCCAGCGCGAACTCGTCCGCGCCGACCCGCTGTGGCTGGCCGCGGGCTGTCTCTCGACGGCTATCGGCCTGGTCGCCTGGGCGAAGGCCTGGCAGGTCGTGCTCCGCGTCGTCGGCTACCGGGTCCCGTTCCGCAAGCTCGTCGTCACCTACTACGCCGCGACGTTCGCCAACTACGTCACCCCGCTGGGTCAGGCCGGCGGCGAGCCGTTCATCGCCTACGTCCTCTCCCGCGATACGGAGGCGTCCTACGAGGACTCGCTGGCCTCCGTGGTGACGGCCGACCTCCTGAACCTGCTGCCCTTCTTCACCTTCGCGGCTATCGGCACCGTCGTCCTCGTCGTACGGACGACTCTTTCGGGGCAAGTCCGCGGCGTCGCGGGCATCCTCGTCGTCTTCGCCGTGGGCGTGCCCGTCGCCGCGGTCGTCGGCTGGCGCTCGCGCCGGCGCGTGGGGTCGTTCGTCCTGCGCGTCGCCGCCCCGGTCGTCCGCCGGACCCGCTTTCTCAGCGTCGACGGCTTGCGCGAGCGACTGCGCGAGCTCAACACGGCCTTCGAACGCATCGCGGCCGACCGCCGTGCGCTGGCCCACGCGCTCGTCTACTCCTTCGTCGGCTGGCTCTTCTTCGCGCTGCCGCTGTACGCCGCCGTCGAGGCGGTCGGCCGGGAGATCTCTATCTTCCTCGTCTTCTTCATCGTCCCCGCGAGCACGCTGGCCGGGCTGACCCCCTCGCCCGGCGGTCTCGCCGGCGTCGAGGCGGCGCTGGCCGGCCTGCTCGGGACGCTCGGCGGGTTCTCGTTCGCGACGGGGCTCTCCATCGCCATCGTCTACCGGCTGGCGAGCTACGTGTTCGCGGTGCTGGCCGGCGGGGCGGCGGCGCTGTACGTGGTCTCGCGGTCGTGATCGGAGTCTCTACGGGGCGCGGTGCACTCGGTCGGTCGGCTCGAACGCGTATCGAAACACGTCCAGCCGTCGATGTAATCGAACATTGCCGACGACGACTTCCTCGAAGCCGAATCGCCAGCGAACTCGGGGGCTCGATACGGCAAGCAGCAGTTCGCCGCTCTGAGATCGAGACGTGTCCTGTAGGGGGCGGAGTCATTCGGGTCTCACATACAGCACCCCTTCTCTGAGCTCCCCGTACTCTACTCGGTCGACGAGTTTTCCATCTCTGGTACGTACTTCG
This DNA window, taken from Halosimplex litoreum, encodes the following:
- a CDS encoding presenilin family intramembrane aspartyl protease PSH, coding for MSERAADAADDGEAVADATESTTGIPSGTYAYVGIVACYAATILLGLALTDEVDAMGLAMFQNPGSVGNVGVFAAMLLVATAGMVAAFRYGYGEALVRVFLLGSAGTLTAVAFVALTGVGAIAASGSVLMGLPTSPASIAVAVVTFAVLWGYPEWYVNDVAAVVFGAAAIPMLGLGFGPLPVVVLLVAWAGYDAYAVYVSGHMQELAAGLGDLKAPIVFVVPHSLEFSMRDPEFDLIGDGGGDDADTEPADERGDDAGSPTRSKIALLGLGDAIIPGMLAVSAGHFLDAPAVVPALNANAPALGALVGGLVGMGGLLYLVHRVEGAHAGLPPLNAGVLGGYLLGAVAAGIPVTTALGL
- a CDS encoding lysylphosphatidylglycerol synthase transmembrane domain-containing protein, producing MSETGRDLFDFVDRRTAVKIVGGFAIAFVALALIAYGIGIEKIQRELVRADPLWLAAGCLSTAIGLVAWAKAWQVVLRVVGYRVPFRKLVVTYYAATFANYVTPLGQAGGEPFIAYVLSRDTEASYEDSLASVVTADLLNLLPFFTFAAIGTVVLVVRTTLSGQVRGVAGILVVFAVGVPVAAVVGWRSRRRVGSFVLRVAAPVVRRTRFLSVDGLRERLRELNTAFERIAADRRALAHALVYSFVGWLFFALPLYAAVEAVGREISIFLVFFIVPASTLAGLTPSPGGLAGVEAALAGLLGTLGGFSFATGLSIAIVYRLASYVFAVLAGGAAALYVVSRS
- a CDS encoding NifU family protein; protein product: MSTETEDGDDLRERISNFLRRNFPQIQMHGGSAAIEEIDRESGTVTIQLGGACSGCGISPMTIQAIKTRMTKEIPEIETVNARTGGGMGGGEGMMGGDTGPSMPGDSRGGDIGGDDEGPEAPF
- a CDS encoding sulfatase, whose amino-acid sequence is MSETDGPGNVLFVVMDTVRQSHLSVYGYDRPTTPNLEDFADDARVFEEAVAPAPWTLPVHASLFTGLYPTQHGATQENPYLEGATTLAESLSAAGYATACYSSNAWITPYTNLADGFDDQDNFFQVMPGDLLSGPLSKIWKTMNDNDTLRSVADRLVELGNTAHEYFAESGGGDTKTPEIVDRVQDFVEDSEAEGDEWFSFINLMDAHLPYHPPEEFADEFAPGVDSTAVCQNSKEFNSGARDIDDEEWEDIQGLYDAEIAHIDHHLGRLFDWLRETDRWEDTLVVVCADHGELFGEHDLYGHEFGIYDPLVNVPLMVKHPEVAAERDTETQVELQDLYHTVLDHAGVEADTGGEPFDRARSLLDADYREFASVDAPRGGDSRFSAHDDGELDEYAFVDYHRPVVELNQLESKASAAGIELDTDSRFYSRMRAARRTDGKYIRNERIPDEAYRLDTDPDELDDLVGDDDEVIAATEDALVTFESEMDGEWADVTDEDVLDDMGEEAKDRLSDLGYIE
- a CDS encoding cupin domain-containing protein; this encodes MQVEAHSANETVEVVDGVHLTQLAVGDRMSMQHVHIEPGAVVPKHSHEHEQVGYITSGSGVFVVDSDASKTHRVNGEPVNGEEFPVSAGDAYHLGSEEPHSVAATGDEPLDGIDVFAPPRTNPDWME